The following proteins are encoded in a genomic region of Hydra vulgaris chromosome 05, alternate assembly HydraT2T_AEP:
- the LOC136080246 gene encoding uncharacterized protein LOC136080246 produces the protein MEIDAGQSDVIQDLPTKESDKEVYENESGENVVDKESDEDVVQENDSHTLTLKGNDVFGIKEKVSDFPNKEITFDNSTLKNKCSSSIAEEQEEISVKAIESNIGANFTKVFNGLNLKVYPKSSLKKVNYRNKENNEENVQESEPDYINESQDEDSENFDSDEKRDLSSKSKPRKWTVKQVEALNCYFGDFICGRISDRPTRKEIEGFRIKNAIDFPYSKIRSKLVNDREKNRRQISIRAKLSNKRCQDMNM, from the exons ATGGAAATTGATGCCg GGCAATCTGATGTGATACAAGATCTGCCTACAAAAG AATCTGATAAGGAAGTTTATGAGAATGAATCTGGTGAGAATGTTGTTGATAAAGAATCTGATGAGGATGTTGTTCAGGAAAATGACTCTCacactttaactttaaaag GTAATGATGTTTTTGGCATTAAGGAGAAAGTTAGTGATTTTCCTAATAAGGAAATTACGTTTGATAattcaactttgaaaaataaatgttcCTCATCTATTGCAG AAGAACAAGAAGAAATATCAGTTAAGGCAATTGAGTCAAATATTGGTGCTAATTTCACTAAagtttttaatggtttaaatttaaaagtttatccaAAAAGTTCACtcaaaaaag TTAATTAtcgaaataaagaaaataatgaagaaaatgtTCAAGAAAGTGAACCTGATTACATTAATGAAAGTCAAGATGAGGACAGTGAAAATTTTGATTCAGATGAAAAACGAGATCTTAGTtcca AATCAAAACCAAGAAAGTGGACTGTAAAGCAGGTTGAAGCATTAAATTGTTACTTTGGGGATTTTATCTGTGGAAGAATTTCTGATAGGCCAA CTCGAAAAGAAATAGAAGGCTTTcgaataaaaaatgcaattgatTTTCCATACTCAAAAATCCGCTCTAAATTAGTTAATGATCGCGAGAAAAACAGACGACAGATAAGTATCAGGGCAAAACTTTCGAATAAACGATGCCAAGACATGAACATGTAA
- the LOC136080689 gene encoding uncharacterized protein LOC136080689 produces the protein MNSIDDFQHPCESFVTIRSATATCLTIFNARRGGEPVRLHLFQWNVALNGEWMDKQDLPEEFNIEQMFITYQTGKDSDHTVPVLFPPEYIKAMRYLTNKEVRKNAGIPDKNQYIFASTQKSMSHASGWHCINKILIRLDKKGAINATQNWHRIATILAKLELSEKEKTLIYNHFGHSERINQNVYQAAPGSLQIKTTGKRLRDIQEVSKIDPFKSSISNLAEQEIGTIKEHVIPADVDFTKISVNDSKLDGAIKIKQVLKLEKEKAINKKKI, from the exons ATGAATTCTATAGATGATTTTCAACATCCATGTGAATCATTTGTCACTATCCGGTCTGCAACTGCCACATGTTTGACTATATTTAATGCCAGGCGAGGTGGAGAACCAGTGCGATTGCACTTATTTCAGTGGAATGTGGCTTTAAATGGAGAATGGATGGATAAACAAGATCTGCCTGAAGAATTTAATATTGAGCAAATGTTTATCACTTATCAAACAGGGAAAGATTCGGATCACACAGTTCCTGTTCTCTTTCCACCAGAATACATAAAAGCAATGCGATATCTGACAAACAAAGAGGTTAGGAAAAATGCTGGAATTCCtgataaaaatcaatatatttttgctaGTACCCAAAAAAGCATGAGCCATGCTAGTGGTTGGCATtgcataaacaaaatattaattcgCTTAGATAAAAAAGGTGCAATTAATGCCACCCAAAATTGGCATCGTATTGCTACAATCTTGGCAAAGCTGGAGTTATCagaaaaggaaaaaactttaatttataatcaCTTTGGACATTCAGAAAGAATTAATCAAAATGTTTACCAAGCTGCTCCTGGAtccttacaaataaaaacaacaggCAAAAGACTAAGAGATATTCAAGAAGTGAGCAAGATTGATCCATTTAAGTCAAGTATTTCTAATTTAGCTGAACAAGAGATAGGCACTATAAAGGAACATGTAATACCAGCTGATG TTGATTTTACAAAGATATCTGTAAATGATAGTAAACTGGATGGTGcaataaagataaaacaagTGCTAAAACTTGAAAAAG aaaaagcgatcaataaaaagaaaatttga